In Melospiza melodia melodia isolate bMelMel2 chromosome 9, bMelMel2.pri, whole genome shotgun sequence, the genomic window CCAGGGGTTCCTGTACAGGGGTGCTACAGCCATCCCAGCTAGGAATTCCTGCTGGGAACACCCCAGGAGCTGAAACCCTGttggtttttctgggtctggattgaaggcacttgagacagtagctcatgttcagactcaggtgtttattatttcttaccaGTAAAACACTCTCACTGTCGTGAGTTTGGCTGCTGTGGTCACCAATTGTTGTGGTGTtgtgggtccccaggatgaggtgagagatgagaatctgactccaagttctaAGAAGACTGATATTGTACCTCTTTGTCCCTCTCTCTTTGTCCCTCTTTTCCTCTCACGCCTTCCTTCTTTCACATCCtcttatactatactaaagaaagagagaagggagaCATCAGGAGGCttgacaagaatgaataataaaactcATGACAGACTaagagagtccaacacagctggctgggattggtaattaagtaaaaacaattcatatGGAACCAATCCAGGATGCAGCTGTTGGTcagcaacctccagaccacattccaagcaaacagataattattgtttacatttcttttctgaggcttctcagcctctcaggagaaaaatcctgaagggatttttcagaaaatatcacagggACAGGCaacttttcattagaaggcaccaAATgaccaacaatctcttgttctaagggcttttaaaattaaattatcagAGTCAGatctgacacctggattattttcccttttaacccaataactgatcccacagagctacaatggggacttttccacccaattacaaaatgccacccaaacccatggagaaggaggaagaggcagcatgaagaagaaacccaggatgacaccctgtgccctccaccttgcttccatccacaacacactaaaaatcgaaaaccctcaatttctcaccaagtgatacacctgcgctgctctctataatctattgcacacttttgtgggttccagtctatcttgaagtccagaaagctttctccatggatgagggtcggAGTCAGGGCTCCCCTGGGGGTCAagacaccccagagcagacagagaaatattcccactgctctgggtttccacaCAACCCCTTCCGTTTCTAGCCCACGCCAGCTGAAAAATGACCTCTCTGACCAAATTCACTGCCTGCAGGGGAAATGCACACCAGTCTCAGAGCAGACACTTGGTCACTGCTTTCTGCATCTTCTGCTGTTGTAGATCCATGACCTGAAGGCCCAACACCAGCCAGAGGAGCAGAGGAGCCAGGACAGCACCGGAGGCTCCCCTGTAGAGATTGCACTGAGCCCagaggcacaggcagagctccagcagccagTGTTCATCTCCTGGAGCAGTGGCAAGGTCAGCTGGACACCTCCTGGGCTTGTTCATGCCCTCTGCAAAGCATTCCTGTCCTCATCCTAGGTTTTCTGGGCTATGAGGTCCATAGGAGCTCCTGCTCCACCTCTGATTTCAGAGCAGAAGGAACTGGCCAATGTTGGACCCTACAAGGAGTCCCATGCTCCAGAAGgactcagctggagctgcagaatCCCATGTTAAAGCTCTTCAGCACTAACCATGGGATATAAGCTCCTTTCTGGCCTTCTCCTCTGAGGCTGTGGCACCCCAGggtgggaaggaaagggaaatttTGTGTTCCTGCATTCACAGACCTCATGCTATTGAGGGATAAGTGCCTTCTTGAGAAAATTCCTCAGGGGTCTGCAGGGTGTTCTCAGGTTCCCTTTTGccagggaaggcagcagggagCCTGCAGGGACCCCAGAGATGTCCCCTCAGCCAGGCAccccctcctgccctcccaggTCAAAGCTTTCTACGGGAATGAAGCAGAAAACATCCTGATCTCCAACCTGAAACGAGGCATCACCAGTCTGTTCCAGCTTCAGCCCCATGCAGGCACCACAGTGGAGGTAGGTCCAGCGCTGGGACCAAAATCCAGAGATGGACCAGGAGAGCTGGCCCTGGAGCCGAGCCAGCCCATGAGCTTCAGCAGAGGGGGCAAAATTCAGGACAAATAACATTGGGTCTGCTGCTCCAACCAGGCTGTAAGCAAGGATGACTCTTGGAAAGGCAGAagagttaaaataaaataatccaaTTTTCAGCAATTGGCACCCCTTACAAAATCACAGCCTTTCCCTGGACAGTAGGAACAGCAGAGGGAAAACTCCACAAGCATTCCTGCCAACAGGAtttgctttgccagcagccagCTGGAATGACCTGTGAACACCTCAGAACCCCAAATGTTACTGAGATGGTTAATTAAATCTTAATTTAGAGCCTGAATTTGCAAAGATGCCTGGATGGACTTGGAGCTGTCCAACCAGCCCCTGATGGTTCTCACATTCTGGATTTTAGCTGCTATTCTCTTTGCTGGGTTGGCCTTTGTGTCTGTCCTCTCCACAGAGTGTTTAACACTCATGGTCACTCCTGTTTGTTTTCAGGAAGATGCCTCTGGAAGCTGCCAGGTCACCTACACCGTGTCCAACCATTCCATCACCAAGACCAAAGATCTCCTCAGCTGCTCGAAGCCAAAGTCTGGATTCACCTCCATGAACAAAGCAAGTCCATTGCTCTCACTGTGGGGGGCTCAGCAGGGCCACCCCTAAAATCCTTTGGCAGGTGGGCTTGgattcccattcccagctggcTTCAGCCTTCTGCAGCAGCTTGGGATGGGACTCTCAGACCCATCCCCAAAGTGGGATGCACCAGCATCCCTCAGCAGGGTCTCGaggtgggaaggagcagcaaaggtgctctgggtcaccccatccctgctcctgttaTCAGTTCTGAGCTGTCAGCTGATCCTGCTTGGGAAGCTGCAGATGCAGGGATGGTTTCTGGGTCTCAGACTCATTGCATGGGGGATAATTTTGACAGGATTCTGTTTTGCTGAAAGCAGTAGCCTGTGCTCAACCCTGACATAAACAGAGGAAATCCCGTGGGTCTTATTGCAGTCATTGCTGCCATAACcaaaatttaggggtttttttgaaaATATACAAATTCTACTGAATTCAATATAAAAATGGACATTCCCATGGAGACCCCAGGGGCCCTGGCAGGGGTCTCAAGACCTCCTTGTTGTGCAAGTCCCTGTGGTGTCACCACTCTGCCTGCCTGCATCAGCCATGGCTGGGAGCATCCCCTTGCTGGTCCTCACCTGGTGGTGCCTTCTCCCACACCTGGGAAGAAGGTGGGCTCTTATGGATTTTCCTTTCCTACATTTTGCAAGTGAAGTAGGTGACTTGGTGGGCTGGAAAGTTCTTTTCCTGCTAATGTAAAGAGAGAAATCTCCTGGGGAGAGGGCAAGGGGAACAAAAGGttgctttttttcctcattgCCTTTCCTTTCCCAAGATTTTTGGAGTGGAGTGGCAGCCCTCCAGCAGAAGCCAGTACGTGGTGAGGGACAGCCTGCTGCAGTCAGTCCTGGCAGAGGAAAGCCACGTGGTGGCTCCAGCCCTGAGATCCCACTCTGGCATCAAAATCAGCTCAAGGTGAGGGATGATCCCAACCCCTGGCCGTGGAGGGTGGGAATCACAAAACTTCCCACTGACTGTTTCTGCCttcacaggcagcagctccagctggtgtctcctgcagtgcctgggctggcagaggtgtCTGGACAGAGCCTTGAGGATGTGCTGGCTGGCACGGGGgcacggccccagcccctgggCATGGCCAGCCTGCCCTTCAGGAGGGTCTGCACCCACTGCCCGTCGGTCAGTGATGCTGCTGAGCCCCAAAACTCCCCCTCAGGCTGGGCACTCGTGGGGTCTGGGGTTAAACCCCAGTGGTGCTTTTGGAAGGGCTGCTTTGGTGCAAATGTTACCCTGTGATAACATGGGAAAAGAGGCTAAATCCCCCCCAACAAAGCTCACCTTTGCAGCTGAGAGCCTTCCTGAAGGCGTTTGACAGGCAGAGAGTCAGAACAGACACCTCGAGGGTGGCGACAGCCTGGCAGTTCCAGAGGTTCATCCAGATGCTGCGCAGTGCCAAGAAGAGggatgtgctgcagctgctgaggagagccCCCGAGGAGGCACGGTGAGAACCCCTGGAGCTGTGGCTTCAAAATTCCGAGCGCTGGACAAGACAGACGGGGATGGTTGGTGCTGCTCCATGGCAGCTTCTCCATGCTCCTCCATCCTGGCTAGTGGCAGTGTTCTCTGGCTTCTCCCAATGCCTGTCCTGTCCAAGCACTGCAGGGTTtttgtgggctgtgcctctgctgatttccctcctcctgctccagccccttcctggTGGAGGCAGCGGTGGCCACACAGTCAGTGGCTTCCTTGGCAGCGCTCTCAGAGTTCCTGGATTTCAGCCAGGAGCCCAAATCCCTCCTGGAGAAGTTTCTCTACGCAGCAGCTTTCTCTTCCCAGCCTTCAGGAGAGCTTCTCCAGCTCGTCCTGGTGAGTATGGACATCTCCCCCTCTTCCCCATCCTGGGATGGATCCACACACCATGGAACAAGGGAAACCTTTCTGTGGAAATTGATTTTCCTGCTCATGGGATTGTTTTCATGTGCATTTAGTGGGATGGGAGTAGATGCTTTCCAGAGGAAAAGAATCCAGCAGAAGATGCTTTGTATCAGTGCATTAAAGATAATAAAATCTCAATTCAGAGCCACAACATTTTATCCAATTAAATCATGCATGGCCTCCTTCAAGGCAGGTAAGAACTAGTTTTTCCTGACTGTGGGAATCtgcaaaattagagggttttgggaaagctgcaaaaggcaggccccagagggagcagaactgtgattagagctaagcagcagccgtgagattggtcagcagaaaaattatttaacatgtagaaaagcaaggacaaatagaacaatggtctgtgtattaacacttgtctagaataactctttAAGCTACAGAAGAGTTTATCTAGCAATatattaggaaggttgaagcttaataatggagctctgtgcattgtgtttaaaggctcacaagcaggtattgtatttgaaataagcaagcattgttttaaccaaaggtacctgtgcttatagtggttggatggaactactgtcaatgtgcttttgctttgtgtgattggccaagaagcttataaagtaagttgtaacattgagttctttgtctgctgcctggaatgtgagctgctggcatcttcccattgtcataaccatgtaatgagactgatgctggaaaataaaacagctcaaagcacattccacagcagtcccatcctgtttgtgatttgtacacagcccccaGCCAGTGACACCTGACTTGCTTGAGATAAGAGGTAAAGCAAActccttctcttttctttctttttccccctaatttcttttttcctgcttCCTGTTACCCTTTCCTGATGCCCAGGACAAGCTGGATGGGAGGCAGCTGGCACCTGAGATCTGGGAGACAGGAATAGTTGCTGTGGGCGCTCTggtgggcaagctgtgccagcagaagctctgtgggctgcaggtgggtccTCTGCAGTCCCTCACACTTGGCTTTTTGGGACACCCCCCAGTTCCAGGGGTGCCCAGAATATCTCCTGTCCCTCACTCCCCTCTCCTCCTGCAAATCCCGAGCAGGTGGTGGAGCGTGGGGTGGAAACCATCCTCGGGGGGCTCAGAGGTgcccaggaggagcccagggtggtcatttccctgctggccctgggcaatGCAAGGCTCCCTGAGACCATCCCCACCCTCCTGGAGCACGCTGAGGGCGGTCCCACGGCTGTCACCACCGCTGCCACCTCTGCCCTGCAGCGATTCCCCGCTCCCCACATCTCCAGCAAGGTAGGAGAGCAGGTTGTGTGAGGCTTGGTGCTCCCCTCCCCACTCAAAGCCAAGCTGCTGGGGTGCCCTTCACTCTCAATTACCCCTTCCCATCAGGTGAAGCAAGTGATGAGGAGGATTTTCCACCAGAAGAGGAAGAGTTATGACAAAACCTGTCGCCTGGCAGCTGCAGAAATCCTCCTGGATAACCACCCCCTGCCCATGGATGTCATCAACATCCTGCTGGCCACCACCGAGATGGAGACAGAGGTGGCCACGTTCCTGCTGCTGAAGGTGCAGAACAGCCTGCGTGACCACCACCACCTGGCAAGGTGGGGCTTGAGGGCACGGGGACATTTTCCCTCTGCTCTGCATcccctttttctcctcctcctcctcctcaatccagctctggggtttggaccAATATATCTTTAAAATGTGCCACCATCACTTCGTGAGGGCTGCCTGGATATCCCTGGAGTAACCAAAGGGATGCAGATGTCACACAGCCAGGCAGAACCTGATTTTGTCATCCTGCCCCATGGCAGCAGGACCCAGGCTTGTGGGTTCAGCAGAGTCCTTGGAGGCTGAAGCTCTGGCTCCCAGGGCAGTGCACAATTTGTGCCTGCAATAATCTTCCTGTCTGCACAGAACCAACCAAGCACTCACATTTTTCAGAGCTAAGCAAAAGCTGCAGAAAAATATCTGCCTGGTTTATCCTAGTAATCCAGAGGAAAATGGAATTGCTGGGTAGCCTACATCTAAAGCTTTCACTTTTTCCTCACACTGCTCTGGGCAGTCAGCAACCATGAGAAATACTTTGGCAAATTATATTTCCTTCTGTAGGGACCACTGACCCCttgccttccctccctcccagtgCTGACACATCCTTTGCCTCTCTTTTCCAGGAAGATACTGAAAGACATCATGGGAGACCCACGGATCAACAATTACAACTTCTTCTCCAAAGTTGGCAtctcctcttctttctcagcaccTCTGGCAGGTGACAGCACAGAGGACACCTTGGTCCCCTCAGAGGGTTAAAGGAGGGGTTGGTGGGAAAAGGCAGCTCCAGAGGAGGATCCAGGTCTGTAGAATGCCCTAAAATCTCAGGGAGGTTTCTGAGAACATCCCCCAGTACCAGAGATATGAACATTCCCTTCTCTAACACAAACTTTTGCC contains:
- the LOC134422196 gene encoding microsomal triglyceride transfer protein-like translates to MEKLFSPSPFWGFSFERNCFLSCDGKRQISKRQSSFLSIPLPYQDKLTIPPPLNASGCSFSPSFPPLPPAFGEPQLISKPSAAAGGNLLPSFHPRSLYQYQYSLAVQLQHTSTPSPWGAQLQAEALIRLQQLWRDPGGEELLQLQIHDLKAQHQPEEQRSQDSTGGSPVEIALSPEAQAELQQPVFISWSSGKVKAFYGNEAENILISNLKRGITSLFQLQPHAGTTVEEDASGSCQVTYTVSNHSITKTKDLLSCSKPKSGFTSMNKIFGVEWQPSSRSQYVVRDSLLQSVLAEESHVVAPALRSHSGIKISSRQQLQLVSPAVPGLAEVSGQSLEDVLAGTGARPQPLGMASLPFRRVCTHCPSLRAFLKAFDRQRVRTDTSRVATAWQFQRFIQMLRSAKKRDVLQLLRRAPEEARPFLVEAAVATQSVASLAALSEFLDFSQEPKSLLEKFLYAAAFSSQPSGELLQLVLDKLDGRQLAPEIWETGIVAVGALVGKLCQQKLCGLQVVERGVETILGGLRGAQEEPRVVISLLALGNARLPETIPTLLEHAEGGPTAVTTAATSALQRFPAPHISSKVKQVMRRIFHQKRKSYDKTCRLAAAEILLDNHPLPMDVINILLATTEMETEVATFLLLKVQNSLRDHHHLARKILKDIMGDPRINNYNFFSKVGISSSFSAPLAVTQDLTSTFGLDLLFLEGGFLRKSVSDFSLLSHGQRLRAAQVTFEAQGMESMIGENLSEGEEEPELMAGMAATFFDVQLRPIVFFQGYTDLMGKVLLSSAEPTSVVRGNLLLMDHHQVIPLQSGLQVTVRLQGGLGLDISADMDVSIWEQELKTSVNARGSLAMDFQAELDSPLLQATLRSQTEVETSIHFDTKLRFSSSPVLMCLQLREEQVLYREVLSVSQSAGSRSSTARRGRRGAVPGREFALHQTNSRVCNLLLAAEKE